TGTAATTATATGGCATTAATTATGTCTTATTGGTTAATAGATTGAATACGGCTTTCTTCGTGCCAAAAAGCCTTTTTAGTATTGGAAATTTTGAAGCAAATCCTCTTCACAATCTACTTCTAATTAAAAAAGGCAGGGGGaaattgaaggaaaaaagaattgaCGGCAGAGGTGCTCTGCGGAGGGAACATTTATTGAAGTGGGCACAATTTCAAATTCTTTCTAAAACATAGCCTTTTTGTGATATGTGTTACGATAAAATACTTGCACATGTGGGCACATCGTGAGGTTATAATTCTTTTTGGCTTCAGCTCATatggagcagcagcacacagccTTATTATAGGGGAGACACCAGGGGGTTGTCTCATAAAGCAGGATTACCATGTCATCTGGTTGCTCTTATGGAACAAATATaggcagcagttttttttaaacagctctCTTTAAGTTATAGATAACTCTATATGTACTGCAGGTGCCAGATGGCTATATCAAAAGTATACACAAAATATGAGGGCAAGCAAACCTCCAGTCGGTGCTTAGGGGTAAAGCAAATAGTAATAAAAAGCCAAGGGGCAATGCAAGTCTATCATACGACAGCGGTGACAGTGATGTGCTGTTAAGATTTTGTTGTCATAGACACAAATCCCTCACGAAGCGCTTTTTCCTTGATGAAGTTGCTTGGATGAAGCGCTCCCCAGCGCCCCGCCAGAGAAAAAGCACTGCGACGTACAGACACACGCCCTAACAAGGCCGCGAGCACGGAGCTTTCGTCTGGTGACGAGACAGAGTTGCAACTGCAAACACACTCCGACAAGAGGGAGGCTGCCGCACGCCAGATGCGTCGTCGCAGGAATCAAATGCTTTGTTGTCGTGGGTATTGCGACTCACGCACACCTGCTGCTATACAAAAGCTACAAACAAGACACGTCCTTTGAGAGCTCAGGGAGCCAAGACAGAGAGGCTTCTCACCAACTCCTCCCGCACCGTTGGGGCAGGGGCACGGAAGACAAGGGCGTGGGTTAGGGAGGTGCGTCAGTGGCCGGAAAGGTCAATCCCAGCAGGCTGAACTCAGCTGTGTCACCCAGGTTAACTCTGCGTGCGGAAAGGGAAGTAGCCAGCCCTTAAATCCAGCTGGTCAGAGCCAGCAGGTCGGAGGGTGGTTGCCCGGGGGGCTCGAGGTGGGAATGTGCTCGGCGCCATTCTTTGGCGATTTTTGTAAAGAAACCGTGTCCTCAAAAGTTCCCATCAAGAAATCGACTTCTCGGACGCATTGTGCCCGGCAATTGTTTGCGGTTggcaaaattaaaaactggGTCAGAATTAGAGCCGTCTGTCCCATCTGATCAAACATCAAAGTGGAATGAGTTAGGGGCCCTTCGCTGAGGACAGGGCCCTGGGCGGTGGTGTGAGAAACAAAAGCGTCGCGCCAGTGCCCCCTCCGTGCccatggagaggaggaggcacacCCACGGGCCAGCAATTACAGTCTGAGTCTGACCGCTGGCTGCGTCCGCCTCTATCGACGTGCCAGAGGATGAGGTCTGAGAGGACTGGGGATGAAAGGACGGGCACCGGGCAGCCGGCGGACGGAAAGAACCCACAGCAGAGTTGGGATGAATTCACTTTTGTCGTGACATGGATTTTCTGAACATTTccaatattgattttcttttttttttctttttttttgtgtgggggagagaaaaatggtTGTCCAGTGCAAAAATATTGGCACATGATTGTGAATTATTGGCGCATTGCAAGAAATATATGCAGTATGTTTGCAAGATTACACATGGGACAAAACCAGCCATCAGTTGTATCTAACTGAATGATGAACATCACCCCACGGATTTTTTGTGCAGTACACACAGCTCCAGGACCCCGACTTAGATTATCTCCACAGCCACACAGTTTACTAATCTGCCACAATTTAGTaattttgagacattttaataaacgaGCGtggaattgtaaaaaaaacaaaaacgtgacAACTCGGTTTTGATGTTGAATTTCCACAGAAAAGCGAGAGTCCTAATGATGGACTCAGACTTCTTCCCCCTTCAGAGAGCCGGGCTTTGCCTATAAATAATCCGTGCTCTCATTTGCTCAGGCTGCTCACTGCCTTGCAAGTGAAAACAGCTGCGAGGCGAAACAACCCCtcccctctttgtttctctttaatTGACTTTTTAACAAGGCTGTGTTCAAGTTGACCGGCTACGCCCCTTCTTTTCCGACCGCCACTCACACACGTATAAGCATCTCTTATTGACTGAGGTGGGAAAACTcattaaaactgtgtgtgtgtgtgtgtgtgtgactgtgtgtgtgtttgtgcataatGCTCccaatttaaataaacataaatgaacAACACGTCTGAATGCATGACAATGCCGACCCCTCGGCCTCTTTCAGGGGAGGTCAAGCTAAATAATGTATTCTGACTGAGATGAAGACATCCTCTTGGGTGGATTCGGAGCAAATGATTTCAAGCCATTGTAATAAAGTCCTATTGAGGCTCCGCGCCACAGGAGTCATTTGGAAAGGTAATCTACCAAACACTGGGCGGTTAGGACAGTAAATGGAAAAGGCTTTTATTGACAGGGGGGTAGATTGAATTACTACATCCGCATAGCACATGGACAACAGGAAATATAACACGTGCATATAACTCTGATAATTAGCTTTAAGTTAATGGTGATTTATCTGAATGGCACATTGATCTTAAACCTTGGGAAATATGTACATAGCAAATTACTCACGTTGAAATCTCCCTTATTTATTTTGATCTGTATTTGAGTATTTTGAATGTAATTTcttaaaaactgaacaaatcTGCCTGATACATTTATGTCATACTCTATTAAGGCAATTGAGCATGAGATTCACTTATTGACAATGAACACATTACTAAAAAACACTAGAATCTATGTCAGAATATGAAACTAGAATCTGCAACTTTACACACGAGGAGCTCCGAACGATACTAACCAATACAAAAACTGTGAACTTCAGTATTTCCAAAATCCTGCAGCGCACCTGGCTGCTCTGTTGAACACTTGCTCTTTGATCGTTTGAGCACAAACAAGAAACCTTTTGGACTCCACAACTGACACTGGAATTTAATTTCGCCAAATACCATCAATGTCGTCCGACCACAGAGGGATGACGGGAGTCTCTGCTCTGTTGCAGTTCCACTTTGTGGCTCGGTCTGataagacggggggggggggggggggggggtaaacatCTTGCTTAGCAGGCTTCATTTAGTGTCGGGCTCAACACACTAAATTCAAATAATTGCAAGCTTCCAGACATGACAAGTCCTTTTAGTGACCGGTTGGATTTATAAACATTACATGTCAAACTTTTCAATCATTCTGCTCCTCTCAACGCTCACTGTTGTTCACGTGCGACCACATTTTCAATAAGTCTCAAACAAAAACCAGTGTTCCGAATCCTTCCCAAGAAGTGATGCTAAgaggttgtttgttttccttttccctttccttccccctccttccgTTTGACTTATTTACCTGTTTGAGCTGCCACAAAGCCGGTGGATTAGCAGCCCGCCCAAGGGGGAGGTTGTTCACTTTGCAGAGGACTTCGGGGGGACTGAGGTGATGTTATCGCTTCCTCTGAAGTCTGTGCTTTCCCTTTGAACACACTTTATCTTCACATCTCTGTACTCGCCTGCAAATGGAGCAACACACAGGGGGTGCTTTGAAATGAATTAGCAATAGGAAGGTGCGCAAGTCACTGGCGAACTATACTTAATTTTGTATAACGTAAATTAATGTTCTAAAAATAAGATTCCTCAACCACCCTTTTTTTCGAGGGGGCTCGTTCGAGACAATGGAGTCAGGACAGTGATGAGGGACGACATCGCGACACATTTGCAGTCAAAATGTCACCTTCCCCCCTGAAGTGCCGCAGCCGTGCAACcatggggaaaaaagcacaggAAAAGAGAAGTCGACCGAACGATGGAGCGTCCTGGGATCCCGGCTGACGGAGAAAACAAtgcagagagactgacagacttCAAGGGAGCTCAGCAAGACCTTCTTGCCTTTTGTCTGGTCCCCCTTGCTGCCTCTCTGCTGCGTCTGGAAGAAGCAAGTGTGTGACACTTGGCTCCTGTGGGCCCGGGGATGCTGTGAGCCGGCGGTGAAATGCAATGCCTATACTGCCATGTCTGCACACTCAagactgttgttgtttggcTGCGGAGGAATCAGAGCGGGGACTCGGGGCTCCGCTGTACACCCAAAGGAGAGCAGATTTCATATTCCAGAGCGAAATGCCTTCTGGCACTTTTCCGCCAGCCCCTTGATTTGAATAGACAAGGGCTGCTGGGGAGGATTGAGGGATGAAAGAGGCCGTGGGAGAGAAGTGACTGGAGCTTCACGAACAGACACGGTCTATATGCTGCATCAGCATTCACTTATATGGAGAAGCAGAGTGCCGAGTGTGAggtgacacaaaaaacaaaggggATGCTTGTCTAGGTCTAGAGAGCACCGCAAATAGGATGTTGGTGGAGTTTGTTAACATCCTTATGTGATAAAGTATGTGGTGACCTCCTTCGTTGTGCCGCCTTTCTAATTTTTCCTTCAACAATGTCCTCCCAGTTACTGAACATAAAAACACGATGAATGCAACAACCGTCTAGGTGTGTGTTATTCCCACCAGCTCaaattttttaaacttcatttctGTCGGTTTAGCACGATGGGCAGCTCTAAATACCACAACGCCCATCACACCTTCTGTGAGGAGACTGAGATTTTAAAATGCTTCGCTCTGCAGTTGAGAACAAAGCAAGTCTTTACGGACCTTCATCCTAATTTGATCCAGAATGTAAAAATGAACTGATTTAAGCTGCGAAATGTTTTTGACACTGTAATCTCCAGCTTTCACCTGCCACCAGTGGAACGTGTGACAGACTCAAGCTTAGTGACTAGACGTTCCTTACCTAAATGCACCCTGGGAGACGTAGTTAACTTATAAAAGGAGCAGACACTTTCCACGGCTTTCgcaaaacattttgaatccCTGTGCAGAAATTCTCTGACTTTTTTCCTGCGTGTGGTTTGTTCACACAAGATTTCCAGTGTCACATTCAGCCCGTCAGGAATCGTTTGTTTCAGACCGATGAACACCGCCTGCTTGTGAAGGTGCGCATGTTTGTGAgattggcaaaaaaacaacacaacctaAAATTCTCACATGATGCTGCCTGATCTGCTTTGTTTGTcagaaagacaacaacacaaaaaaaataaaaaattccatTCAAAAGGTAAAAAGAATTCTGTCACACTGTGGAGCTGAAAAATCTGCTGTCAGaaatcagcaaacaaaaaacgaaCAGCAGAGGCGTTCGGTATATTAGTGGACACAAAATattgagaaaatattaataGTACATTTGCAGAGGACATCAGATAAGCGCTGCACATAATTAATTAGGCACTGGTTTAATTTGTGAATTTAGATGCTAAAAAATGACTCTCCAAGCAGCATCTACTGGATTCATCCTGGATCACATTTCGGTTGTGAAATCTCTCAAAAGTGTTTTCATGCGTCGGAAGATGTAAAACCGTTGTGTTTCTTAGATTTCacgaataaaaaaatgaaaaaaacgtctCTAATTAAATCAGGCCCTCAGGTTGGGAGCCAGTGGTCAATGGGATCCCACAGCAGTCACGTCCAGTTATGGTAAGTGTGTGAAACTCTGCGTCGTGACTTTCTATCGACATTCTGTCTCCTGCAGAACCGCGAGAGGTCAACGATCGGCGCGATGGAAGGATCATCAGCGTACAGTGCTTCATTTcgccacgcacacacatgcctaCGCAGATTCGTAGCCCTGCTCTcaccttagttttttttttttctctcccccttttcttcccctcgCCTCAGAGGATTAATCAGGGGCTCTTATAATGCAGCTGCGAATAAGCAGACatgtctctttctcctccctttgacctgaatgcagcagcagccttcCTCCCACTTTAGTAAAGACTGTCATGGGAGCACATCAAACACATGCCCTCTGCACCTGAggcaatgaaaaataaatcaacaaacaaatgaataagtAATCACAATGGGcggaaaagaaacacaaggagCCTTTAAAAATacgtgcaaaaaaacaacaacacatttatcTGCACGGCTCTTATGTTCCTGagccttttgtgtttgtgataatCCAGAACGTATTTCGGGAAACATGTCAGTTTTTCCGGGTCCCTGATCTCATTAGATTtatgttcattgttttttttcttttctttctgatcAAGCAAGATGTAAACAGGCTTCAGTGGATTGGTTTAGTGTATGGCATTGTTAGCGTGTATAGTAGGCATCACTTCCCACAGGCTTATTGCGTTTGAGCCGCCAACATAGAcctaaaaaaacactgcattgcTTTTGGCTGATGTCGGCGCTGGAAGAACcgaatacattttttacttttttatcctccaacattttagaaataGCTTCCTAGTAATGAGAGCTCAGAGGTATCCTCCAAATTGCTCACAACTGTGTGCACGGCTATGTGGAATGACTGCgtatttaaaagagaaataaagacaTGGGTACTCGTTCAGTGGGCGATGGGGTTCTCTTTGAAGTCCTATAAAAGGACTGTATcaccattaaaacaataaaccatTCAGTGGGTAATTAATCACTTGTAGAGACGCTGCAGATGTTGCGATCTTCATAAATTCAAAAAGGGGGAAGAAGGCTGCCGCCTGCGTCTTATTGAATGCAACACAATTCACTGACCCATGCTGTTTACAGCATGCCTGGTGAGCCCTGTCGGCGTGGCTGAGGTTCGGCCCCTGATGTTGACACAGAGGTCATTAATTTGAATCAAGGACACGGCTGTAATAGACTTGTTCCACGCAAATACAGTGGCTGTTAGTTTGCAAACAGCTTAGCAAGCAGCCAGCGTTCCTTGGGCTTTGATTCGATGCTAAGTGCTTCATCAATCACAATCCCAGACAGATCATTAGAGGCGGCTGGCGATGACAAGACCAGCCAAAACATCTACTGCACATTGCCCCAGACCACCCCTCAAACCTTTAATTACGCCCAACGTTGGAAGTTATTAAAGACACGCAGTGATGAGTGACTCACTCAATAACGGCAGCCATTAGTTCAAGCAACTTGTTAGTGACAAGGGTTTTAAAATTACTTACCTTAAATTGTAGTAGACTCAACAGCAGCATGTGCTTTTTCTGTACATGCGTGCACACATAAGCACTAAAAGAGTCCATTAAAGGTGCAGTGTGTAGGATCTGGGGGATCTATCtgcagaaaatgaatataaatattatcatcattagtGGATAATCAGCTAATTAGTATGCTAGGATAAACTATATGAACACATGTTAAATACTATACTTGctgttagcattgtcattgtgaaaatgtcagcatgctgacattttcacaataGCATTTCCCTTTAGCACCACTGTACTATAAATACGGGCTCAAAAAGCTGGCATAGCATAATTTGTGTAGACTCTTGATCAAGGACAGCACAATAAAAGTCAGAATTCCCATAGtgaattttcataaaaacagacacatggCATGACGGTAtcattttatccatttattGTCATTAACAAATCTCATGAACAAACTAAAACTAACACTGGATAatcctacaaaaaaaagaagaaagaaatcctGTCACAGGCACAGCTGACGTAATGTAGAAAAGCTCATGTCGACAGAATATAAAACGTCCTTTTGCTGCGTCTGTTGCAATGATTTGAACTTCAGGGGATtttgtgataaaaaatgttcttatcCTTCAACAAACTAGTGCTcgactgcagctcctctgtccaAGATTACACAGCCACAGACGCACTATGCTGCTCCCAGTGTTCCTGCAAACGGAGAGCATGGCCGGCCGGTCAACTTTGCCTCAAAAAAGGTAAAGGACAGACATGGGAATTTGTTCAGTGTTTACTCTCATATTGTAAGCAAGACATGCCCTTTTGTCCTTCCTGCCCATCTGCTTAATGGAAACACTGCTTCACCAGTGTATCACCTTGGGAATGATCGgtaatgtgtgtgcttgtgtgtgtgtgtgcgtgtgtttgtgcgtgcgtgcgtgtgtgcgtgcgtgcgtgtgtgtgcgtgtgtgttgtggtggaaCGAGGCTGTGCCCTGGGACAGTTCGTTCTCTTCCAGATGAGCGGCTGGGTGATACGTACCAGAGGAGACAGGCCAGGGTCACGAGGTAACTGTCACAGGCCCGTCACCTGTGTGTGCTCCGACAGAGGGGCTCCTGGAAAGAGCATGTCTAGACACATTTTCCTCTCACCGTTACCTCATAAGTTACTCTGGGGTCCAAGTGCCCCCTGGTGAACAGAGGGGAGAAAAGTCCCTGACCAATATTTCCACAGCAGACATCATGACATGTCATAGTAGGAAAAGGACGGGTGTTACTGATAACATTAACAATGGCTCTTTTCACTTCAAGTGTCCAAGTAAgacatgacagtgtgacagtgagccagctTGAAGAAATATCAGGAACCTGAAACCGACGCAGATAAATGGAATTCAACCATcagtcattttattatttacacctcTTCACTTCCCACTGTGACATGTCTGCCGTGAAAAAGGCCTATGGGTGATTTTCTTCAGCGCTGACTTTGTCTTTAAACAGAACTTGTGTACCACACATGAAAATCCCGCATAATTTCCCAGACCAATTATAATTTGAAATCCCAGATCATCCGCGAACTGCACTATTCACATAAATATTCAGCATATTTCTGTATAGCTCACAGCTACGGTATATAACCTCCTCCCATGTTTTGTTCTGGATATAGATCCAATGTAGCATCAACGACTACTTGCCTCAGGAGAGTTATAGTGCTTATtccagcagacagagaggagagatcaCATGAATATCAGTTCCCATCGGAGATGTAGCTTTGGCTGCTGTTTAAAGCCAGATCAATGAAAGAAACATGACCTGCCTATCTGTTGTGAAAAGGACAACATGATGTTTCTGGGAAAACTGCTTGTTAAGTATGATTCAGAAAAGAGATATTTTttggggagaaagaaaacaacatctaGACAAATACAGTATCATTCGTAAATGATTTACACCACTGTTAGGTATATAATTTAATGACTACATTTAACAGCTGAGCAAATTGTTAAACAGAGCCGCAGAAAAATCCAACAGAAGCTCTGTGGATTTGTGCTTGCTGACTGTAGAGATTTGACTGATTTAGCTGCAGGCACAGGCTACCTTCAATGTCCAAAGCCATTAGTGATTCCTGTACTACTAAAGCGCTGCTCCAGGGTACCCATTTCCTTGCATTAATGTCTAACTTTCACCACAGCAAATCAAAGGCTTATTCTAATGCCTCTGCCTACCTTGGTATACTCCCTAAATAATACAGGTTAGAAGTCCCGGGGGCTTTTGGTGGCCAgaaggaaatggagagagataGAAACATGCCACTTTCCTGTTACATTTGAAAGCAGAACAATTTATTATCAAGAACAAGAATATcaaacaagagagaggagagagaaaagaaaaaaaaggctgtcagtttcataaacatgtttttcgCTGAGCACATAAACGCTtccagcacagagagaaagacgttTTAAGCTTGGATATTTTTCCATTAAATTTTACACCTCCACTGAACAGTATTCTGTAATGCCTTATTTTACAGCCTGCAACATATGACATAGCTACTCTTACATTACTGTGTAATCCTTTGTACTAACAGAGTACCAGTATAGTACATACCAATACATGCACAGTTTAAGTTCTTTGTAACTCCAGAATTGGTGCCTCCCAATTCCATAACTTCATATCTTGATCATcagtacttactgtacatgtattgGTACATACTCTACTGGTACACTGTTAGTACAAAGGTTACACCTTGACTCTGGACTAATTACAGTATATGTTGTGGGCTGTAATCTAAAGCGTTACCCtgtctttcatattttttggcCTTATCGTGTAAATATAAGTCTGTGGAAACCAGAGATCACCACAGTAGTTGCAAAGAGGCTATTCAAAGGGGTTGTTAAATGTCAGTTCTGTAAAGTGCTTTATGCCCCTTATTTGTCCTTCTCACATACAAGGTAGTGGCTCCTTGGAGTCTGATTTGTGATCTGGGTTTCTTATTGCCAGTCAAAGGTGCGCTTCACCAGCCTGAAGAAGGTTCGGTTGTGTTCCTGTAGGTAGGAGCGGAGCTGTTGGAGGACGGTGCCATTGACGACTGGGTGAGGGCGTCCCTTAGACTCGTGCAGACATCGTTCTCGACCATCACTTCGGATACAGTAAAACCCCTTGGTCTGGTTGAAGTAGAAGTTGGAGGACACTATCCTCGGTGGCAAATTAAGGAAGAGCTCCACCTTCTGAAGCTCTGGCAGGGGATCACGGATCAGCGCATCCCCATCTACGATGTGTATTTGTTCCAGGGGAAAGTGACGCAGCCAGTTACGCATGTGGATGTCATAGAGGCTCCTCTGAATGGCCTTGTATCGGATATTAAGGGCTCCATTGCGCACTAGCAGGTTCTCAATGGCTTGCACCGGCTTGTGGTTCTCCAGCCGGTTGAAGAACACCTGTGTGTAGTCAGAGATAACCCGCTCGGCCGGGTCTCGCAAGATCAACAGCAGCTTTATGGAGGAATTCATGGCGCAGATGCGTTCTGGTGCAAGGGCTGATGTGAAGTAGCCGGGAGTTTTCTCCACTGTGATCTGGTGTGGATACGAGTAGGGCATCAACTCACGGTACCACTCAAAGCCCTTGGCATAATTCTCATCCCAGTCAAAGAAGTGCACCtcggtggcagcagcagcaacctcAGGGTGTATATCTAGCATCTCCAAAAGTGCTCTTGTGCCCCCTTTGCGTACCCCAATAATGATACTATGTGGGGCTCTTTTACTTGTTCCGGGTGGTGGAGATGAGGGCATATCTCCACTGACATTCCCTGGTAGTCCAGAGTCAAGGTCCATTGGGTCCAGTGTTATGCCAAATCCTGGCTGGACAAGGTCATGTGGAGCGGCATATGTCTGGAGAACCAGAAGAAAGGCTGATACCAGTAAACGAGCCATGGAGATGGACTTGTGAATGAAGATTGGCAGAGACCGGAGCAAGAAAAGTAGAAATTGGCTCAGGTGTGGAACAGATGGGCCTTTGTGAGCTCAGGGGTAAAAAGAGCAGTGGGAAGTGTAGTCTTTGTCTGCCATAGaatttgaggaggaggagaaatcaTCGGCAGTCCACAGCACATCTGTAGGggagaacaaagacaaaaaagaagaaaaggcttTGAGATTCCGGGCATATGAAGCAGACTGAATGTCTGTATTATGCTGAAATTGAACTTCTCTCATTCCCCTGAAAAGCAACCCAGCCATAAATACAATCTATGTCACTGTAAGTGTCATGGAAGTGTATCATCTCAAAAGGATAATCTCTTTCTTTCAGTATCTTTTCATCTTCCCTCCTCCCATCTGCTTTCTCCCCTCACTCTATAAAGTCACTTCCAATTGATACTGTAATTTCTCCAGCTGAAAAACATTTAGCCACACAGCTCATTAGAAAATGTGTCTGAGATATGCCAGTGTGGCTGAGGGCCAGGAGTACAAGGCCAGAGTGTTTTGTCTTCCTTTACCAGGTCAAAATCCACACCAGAATCAATACATTCAACACACGCACCCGGAGAAATCGAGGCGTTTTGAGACTAACAAAGACAACTTTACTGCAGGAAATCAGATGAGTTCCCACTCCAATGTGACTTTGATTTCCTATATGTGCCAGGAACAATCAATATGAAATCCACCAAACACAAGGAGAAGGATTTACGGCTTTGAATTTGATTAATAATATTGCTGAAGTGCCCTTCAAAACcatgagaaaatgtaaaacctGTCTCATCTTTTGTGTGCCTTGTTTTTCTTGCCTCCAATGGGCACTTGTTAAATGGTTAACTTCACTTAGCCAAGAAGAAAGAATGTCCCTGTGCTCTGAAAGAAGGCAGACATGAGAGGAAATTGAAGaacttttttcttaaatgtcatggaattaatgaaagaaaaaaaaaaaaaggattcaaattCTTTTTAAGAGGAAAACAAGCTCGAGAGAGCTGCTATAGTCACAACAACCAGGCTGGGCTATGCAAACATCCAGCTTCAACAGGAAAGGTCACTCTTAGGTAACCTAAACAAATGAGGTTATTCCTTGCCTGGGAACaagctgccacacacacatacacacacacacacacacacacagaagcataCACTACTTCAGTGTCCAACAATATTTATATGCTACTGTGCtacttgaatacattttcaaaactggTCTCCAGCTATGGATCACACTTCAACACATAATGTAATGTGATTTTAGCATTTCGAGATTCTCCCTACCGGTGAGATGGTAACTTCTTGCACCACCTTCTGTAGAATCACATTTACCGCACgagaaatgtacagtaaagcagccccccccccaaaacaaaaaaaaaaatcaaataagacATTAGATAAAATCATAAGATATAGTTTGTGAGACACACTCATTATAAACTGATATGAATGTAATGAGTCACTTTATGAGTCTTTGTTTACAAACTGTCACTAAATCATGCTCGAAAAGGATCATCGATTTGAGGCATGCATAAAAATAACTTTGCCGAAATCCGTGtacttgtgtcttttttttaagtgtcagaCTTTTAGTATTAATTATGTCTCTGCTTTTAGAAACACTATACCTGAAGCACAATTTAATTACATAAGTTGTCTCTTTAATAAACACTATGATTACTACTGTGCAGTGTTGTACAGTGTCACCTGTGGCCTTTCTCTCACCTTAAGAGTCTCTCAGCCATGTAAAGGCTGTGACACATGCCCCTGTTTCCCACTACGATCCGTGGCTTGAGTGTGGGACCGGGCCTGTGAGCCAGAGCAGAGTCGACCTGCCTCACGGGGCTCAGGGTTGTGCGAGGAGGCACTTATGTGCTGTGACAGGTGCGCCTGCCTGTCAGCATGTCCCTGGTAGAGAGATGCCA
The sequence above is a segment of the Scophthalmus maximus strain ysfricsl-2021 chromosome 10, ASM2237912v1, whole genome shotgun sequence genome. Coding sequences within it:
- the LOC118284052 gene encoding heparan sulfate glucosamine 3-O-sulfotransferase 1-like — protein: MARLLVSAFLLVLQTYAAPHDLVQPGFGITLDPMDLDSGLPGNVSGDMPSSPPPGTSKRAPHSIIIGVRKGGTRALLEMLDIHPEVAAAATEVHFFDWDENYAKGFEWYRELMPYSYPHQITVEKTPGYFTSALAPERICAMNSSIKLLLILRDPAERVISDYTQVFFNRLENHKPVQAIENLLVRNGALNIRYKAIQRSLYDIHMRNWLRHFPLEQIHIVDGDALIRDPLPELQKVELFLNLPPRIVSSNFYFNQTKGFYCIRSDGRERCLHESKGRPHPVVNGTVLQQLRSYLQEHNRTFFRLVKRTFDWQ